From Tubulanus polymorphus chromosome 9, tnTubPoly1.2, whole genome shotgun sequence, a single genomic window includes:
- the LOC141910821 gene encoding monocarboxylate transporter 12-B-like isoform X1, whose product MKKDTGWAWMVVFASFSLRIFSYGLTTTTGILYVVFKEEFQRSSGMTSIVGSLANATSFFLGPLSSILAHRFGNRIVVMMAGFIAAVGLISSMFASSLVWLMITYGLITGFGFGLTVVPGSCVVAEYFDKKRNFAMGLASSGGGLGSFIFPPLLQALINAYGWKGAMFISGALALNVTACGAIYRPTSELRENQPNGKTSKNHVIERTNSGDKLDEKVTFLNSATADSDGKHSVDETSLNPNTDGTIQIRTTGQTCRNRPSGQTKPKAFHAEMFTNKRFLVLCLNNVLATLGFSIIYVHLIAYAKIAAGVDSDKSAWLFTVMGSMNLFGKFGFGILANHPAISEHVLYIISLGIGGIVTVALPFLPTKLPYLMAYASTAGLSISAIGGALLPALLVDYAGLEALSSTYGVLLITNGIGFFSGAPIAGLLFDHTGNYHASFYLAGTVILVSSFIMLLPWRYMANDTRLMTSPESDLTSLDLEQRQRQLSPNSKRLHLLDQNFVGSVEGLDRVIVSHQDLHSIGSNEN is encoded by the exons ATGAAGAAGGACACAGGTTGGGCCTGGATGGTCGTATTCGCTTCGTTTTCGCTGCGTATTTTCTCGTACGGTCTCACTACTACGACCGGTATTCTATACGTGGTTTTTAAAGAGGAATTTCAGCGCAGTAGCGGCATGACGTCAATCGTAGGGTCGTTGGCAAACGCAACCAG tttttttctggGCCCATTGTCGAGTATATTGGCACATCGATTTGGTAACCGGATAGTAGTGATGATGGCCGGTTTTATTGCCGCTGTTGGACTCATTTCATCCATGTTCGCGTCCAGTCTCGTCTGGTTAATGATAACATACGGATTGATAACCG GTTTTGGTTTTGGTTTGACGGTAGTTCCAGGTAGCTGCGTAGTTGCAGAATACTTCGATAAGAAACGTAACTTTGCTATGGGTCTGGCGTCATCCGGGGGCGGACTGGGTAGCTTTATCTTTCCCCCTCTTTTACAAGCGCTCATCAATGCTTACGGTTGGAAAG GAGCGATGTTCATTTCCGGTGCCCTGGCGCTGAACGTAACCGCTTGCGGTGCCATCTACCGGCCAACGTCCGAACTACGAGAAAATCAACCGAATGGGAAAACGAGTAAAAACCACGTGATCGAGCGGACGAACAGTGGTGATAAACTGGATGAAAAAGTGACCTTTTTGAACTCGGCAACAGCTGATAGCGATGGCAAACATAGTGTGGATGAAACTAGTCTGAATCCGAATACTGATGGGACTATCCAGATTCGGACTACTGGTCAGACTTGTCGGAATCGGCCTTCTGGGCAGACTAAACCGAAAGCGTTTCATGCCGAAATGTTCACAAATAAAAGATTCCTCgttttatgtttaaataacGTGTTGGCAACGCTCGGATTTTCGATTATTTACGTTCATTTAATCGCGTACGCTAAAATCGCAGCGGGTGTCGATTCGGACAAGAGCGCCTGGCTCTTCACCGTCATGGGATCGATGAATCTATTCGGAAAATTCGGATTCGGAATACTGGCAAACCACCCCGCTATATCGGAACACGTTTTGTATATTATCTCACTGGGCATTGGCGGAATAGTTACCGTAGCATTACCATTTTTGCCGACTAAATTACCATATTTAATGGCGTACGCTTCGACCGCTGGTTTGAGTATATCGGCTATAGGTGGCGCTCTACTACCAGCTCTTCTCGTTGACTATGCCGGTTTGGAGGCACTTTCGTCGACGTATGGAGTTTTACTAATAACAAACGGTATCGGGTTCTTTAGCGGGGCCCCGATCGCGG GTTTACTATTCGACCACACCGGAAATTATCACGCCTCCTTCTACCTGGCGGGAACGGTCATTCTGGTCAGTTCGTTCATCATGCTGTTACCGTGGAGATATATGGCGAACGACACTCGActgatgacgtcaccggaaTCAGATCTAACTAGTCTAGATTTGgagcagaggcagaggcaacTGTCACCGAACTCGAAGCGACTTCATTTATTAGACCAAAATTTTGTCGGTTCAGTCGAAGGCCT AGACCGCGTTATAGTCAGTCATCAAGACCTCCATTCTATTGGCtcgaatgaaaattga
- the LOC141910821 gene encoding monocarboxylate transporter 12-B-like isoform X2, with amino-acid sequence MTSIVGSLANATSFFLGPLSSILAHRFGNRIVVMMAGFIAAVGLISSMFASSLVWLMITYGLITGFGFGLTVVPGSCVVAEYFDKKRNFAMGLASSGGGLGSFIFPPLLQALINAYGWKGAMFISGALALNVTACGAIYRPTSELRENQPNGKTSKNHVIERTNSGDKLDEKVTFLNSATADSDGKHSVDETSLNPNTDGTIQIRTTGQTCRNRPSGQTKPKAFHAEMFTNKRFLVLCLNNVLATLGFSIIYVHLIAYAKIAAGVDSDKSAWLFTVMGSMNLFGKFGFGILANHPAISEHVLYIISLGIGGIVTVALPFLPTKLPYLMAYASTAGLSISAIGGALLPALLVDYAGLEALSSTYGVLLITNGIGFFSGAPIAGLLFDHTGNYHASFYLAGTVILVSSFIMLLPWRYMANDTRLMTSPESDLTSLDLEQRQRQLSPNSKRLHLLDQNFVGSVEGLDRVIVSHQDLHSIGSNEN; translated from the exons ATGACGTCAATCGTAGGGTCGTTGGCAAACGCAACCAG tttttttctggGCCCATTGTCGAGTATATTGGCACATCGATTTGGTAACCGGATAGTAGTGATGATGGCCGGTTTTATTGCCGCTGTTGGACTCATTTCATCCATGTTCGCGTCCAGTCTCGTCTGGTTAATGATAACATACGGATTGATAACCG GTTTTGGTTTTGGTTTGACGGTAGTTCCAGGTAGCTGCGTAGTTGCAGAATACTTCGATAAGAAACGTAACTTTGCTATGGGTCTGGCGTCATCCGGGGGCGGACTGGGTAGCTTTATCTTTCCCCCTCTTTTACAAGCGCTCATCAATGCTTACGGTTGGAAAG GAGCGATGTTCATTTCCGGTGCCCTGGCGCTGAACGTAACCGCTTGCGGTGCCATCTACCGGCCAACGTCCGAACTACGAGAAAATCAACCGAATGGGAAAACGAGTAAAAACCACGTGATCGAGCGGACGAACAGTGGTGATAAACTGGATGAAAAAGTGACCTTTTTGAACTCGGCAACAGCTGATAGCGATGGCAAACATAGTGTGGATGAAACTAGTCTGAATCCGAATACTGATGGGACTATCCAGATTCGGACTACTGGTCAGACTTGTCGGAATCGGCCTTCTGGGCAGACTAAACCGAAAGCGTTTCATGCCGAAATGTTCACAAATAAAAGATTCCTCgttttatgtttaaataacGTGTTGGCAACGCTCGGATTTTCGATTATTTACGTTCATTTAATCGCGTACGCTAAAATCGCAGCGGGTGTCGATTCGGACAAGAGCGCCTGGCTCTTCACCGTCATGGGATCGATGAATCTATTCGGAAAATTCGGATTCGGAATACTGGCAAACCACCCCGCTATATCGGAACACGTTTTGTATATTATCTCACTGGGCATTGGCGGAATAGTTACCGTAGCATTACCATTTTTGCCGACTAAATTACCATATTTAATGGCGTACGCTTCGACCGCTGGTTTGAGTATATCGGCTATAGGTGGCGCTCTACTACCAGCTCTTCTCGTTGACTATGCCGGTTTGGAGGCACTTTCGTCGACGTATGGAGTTTTACTAATAACAAACGGTATCGGGTTCTTTAGCGGGGCCCCGATCGCGG GTTTACTATTCGACCACACCGGAAATTATCACGCCTCCTTCTACCTGGCGGGAACGGTCATTCTGGTCAGTTCGTTCATCATGCTGTTACCGTGGAGATATATGGCGAACGACACTCGActgatgacgtcaccggaaTCAGATCTAACTAGTCTAGATTTGgagcagaggcagaggcaacTGTCACCGAACTCGAAGCGACTTCATTTATTAGACCAAAATTTTGTCGGTTCAGTCGAAGGCCT AGACCGCGTTATAGTCAGTCATCAAGACCTCCATTCTATTGGCtcgaatgaaaattga
- the LOC141910542 gene encoding gamma-glutamyl hydrolase-like: protein MKARELLSLTSYSCTGFILLVIVVYHFSESQILSSLDVKNDKIYQRHACESEAETFNHQQQQELKRNNRRSRNSENNRGAVCLNNNPFRIIQKCNHSHRKSENVQNKPKPSEVNFKPIIGVLVQAALGPNSQFGEFIIFPAHVKWLEMSGAKVVPIWGNQTVQYYQHVIEQINGVYLPGGHSNPLHSTYGRDAKVLLDLAIQENDKGVYLPVWATCLGLQFLLSNAAGEIATYKCEEMFKQTKFFKGKDYDDSFIQKNVPFNLLPVLFDENNLPHMHHNCVSMKTYHSNTAMRQFFKVVSVNTDDEGTEYISTMEARNYPIYSVQWHPEKFSFHWNMKANTPHTSRAIEFGQTLGRFFISEARRNSHEYKNAADEEAMLIDNFQVTFMGQPSYSSFYFFTARQMTNESLNERKFNISEQYKEVGSELKLIGKKKAASLATTWFGISTKNTAHN from the exons ATGAAG GCACGGGAGTTATTATCGTTAACTAGTTATTCATGCACTGGCTTTATTTTATTGGTGATTGTGGTCTATCATTTTTCCGAGTCTCAAATACTGTCGTCGTTAGACGTAAAAAACGACAAGATTTATCAACGGCATGCGTGTGAATCAGAGGCGGAAACATTCAATCATCAACAGCAGCAGGAATTGAAAAGGAATAATAGGAGAAGCAGGAATAGCGAGAATAACAGGGGCGCAGTGTGTTTGAATAACAATCCGTTTCggatcattcaaaaatgtaatcaCAGCCATAGGAAATCTG AAAATGTGCAGAACAAACCTAAACCATCGGAGGTAAACTTCAAACCAATCATCG GGGTCCTCGTGCAAGCTGCTCTCGGGCCTAATTCTCAATTCggtgaattcatcattttcccTGCACACGTGAAATGGTTAGAGATGTCCGGGGCTAAAGTTGTTCCAATTTG GGGGAATCAAACTGTTCAGTATTACCAACACGTGattgaacaaataaacgg AGTCTACCTTCCCGGGGGACATTCCAATCCTTTACACTCAACATATGGTCGAGACGCAAAGGTTTTACTCGATTTAGCGATCCAG GAGAATGATAAAGGCGTATATCTGCCGGTGTGGGCTACGTGTTTGGGATTACAGTTTTTATTGAGTAATGCAGCCGGTGAAATTGCCACGTACAAATGCGAAGAGATGTTTAAACAAACGAAATTCTTTAAAGGAAAAG ATTATGACGACAGTTTTATACAGAAGAATGTACCTTTCAATTTGTTACCGGttttattcgatgaaaataatttgccGCATATGCATCACAATTGCGTTTCTATGAAG ACGTATCACTCAAACACAGCGATGCGACAGTTTTTCAAAGTAGTTTCTGTGAACACGGATGACGAGGGCACTGAATATATATCCACAATGGAAG CTCGTAATTACCCGATCTACAGTGTACAGTGGCATCCAGAGAAATTCAGTTTCCACTGGAATATGAAAGCCAACACTCCTCACACGAGCAGAGCTATTGAGTTCGGCCAAACTCTCGGGCGTTTTTTCATTTCCGAAG cgCGTCGTAATTCACACGAATACAAGAATGCGGCTGATGAAGAAGCGATGCTGATTGATAACTTCCAAGTGACGTTTATGGGTCAACCTAGCTATTCGTCCTTTTATTTCTTCACCGCACGTCAAATGACGAATGAATCTTTAAATGAAAGAAAGTTCAATATTTCCGAAC agTATAAAGAAGTGGGTTCAGAGTTAAAATTGATCGGTAAGAAAAAAGCGGCCAGCTTAGCGACAACCTGGTTCGGTATTTCGACCAAAAATACGGCGCATAACTGA